One genomic segment of Amycolatopsis sp. WQ 127309 includes these proteins:
- a CDS encoding exo 1,3/1,4-beta-D-glucan glucohydrolase, whose product MSLSLLGGVAQAAPLQAQAAPAQPVIGKPALDKDGCAKIEKTLPTLADWPKVDSQLKGKAGDEARIAQILSGMTLEEKVGQMTQPEITSITPDEVRQYAIGTVLNGGGAWPGGNKHATQQDWLNLADSYWNASKTSRTKIPVIWGIDAVHGNNNVYGATVFPHNIGLGAAHDPCLVRDVAGATARQVRSTGQDWAFSPTLAVVQDDRWGRTYEGFSEDPRITRSYGYEDINGLQDGATSRIGYNGVIATAKHFIGDGGTTKGQDQGVNPSSEADMINLHGQGYYGALAAGSQTVMVSFNSWTNPDLGINEGKLTGSSKAMNEILKGKIGFDGLVVSDWNAIGQVPGCTNSSCPQAINAGIDVVMVPADWKAFITNTVAQVQSGQIPMSRIDDAVTRILRVKLRDGIFESQKPSDRSYANSDEALKDNWLARDAARESQTLLKNNGNVLPLKPKSKVLVVGKSADNISNQTGGWTLSWQGTGNTNADFPNATSILTGIKQDLGDANVTFDATGTVDPKGYDAVIAVIGETPYAEGVGDLTRKTLEASKLYPEDAAVLDKVSGKGTPVVTVYVGGRPLYMNHEINRSDAFVAAWLPGTEGGGVADMLVKGKDGTGYQGTLSYSWPKSACQSPLNPWSPDYDPLFKLGYGLKTGQRVTIGQLDETPGPATCGSTGGGGTATEDLSIFDRTDVAPYKSFIGSAENWGGTEIGPDGTAAHSEINTVPTDVNVQGDGLKTTWTGTGAAQLYLQNPAGTDDLRSYLNADGALEFDTVVQQAPVNRTVISMHCVYPCFSEVNATKLFTDLAGGAKTTVKIPLSCFNNGLDFEHINTPFLVYTDAAFQASFANVRWVPNGAKDPDARPCSSLT is encoded by the coding sequence ATGAGCCTGAGCCTGCTCGGCGGGGTCGCGCAGGCGGCACCGCTGCAGGCCCAGGCCGCACCGGCACAGCCCGTCATCGGCAAGCCCGCCCTCGACAAGGACGGCTGCGCCAAGATCGAGAAGACCCTGCCGACCCTCGCGGACTGGCCCAAGGTCGACAGCCAGCTCAAGGGGAAGGCCGGCGACGAGGCCCGCATCGCCCAGATCCTCTCGGGGATGACCCTCGAGGAGAAGGTCGGGCAGATGACGCAGCCCGAGATCACCTCGATCACCCCCGACGAGGTCCGCCAGTACGCCATCGGCACCGTCCTCAACGGCGGCGGCGCCTGGCCGGGCGGCAACAAGCACGCCACCCAGCAGGACTGGCTGAACCTCGCCGACTCCTACTGGAACGCCTCCAAGACCAGCCGCACGAAGATCCCCGTCATCTGGGGCATCGACGCCGTGCACGGCAACAACAACGTCTACGGCGCCACCGTCTTCCCGCACAACATCGGCCTCGGCGCGGCGCACGACCCGTGCCTGGTCCGCGACGTCGCCGGCGCGACCGCCCGCCAGGTCCGCTCGACCGGCCAGGACTGGGCGTTCTCGCCGACGCTGGCCGTCGTCCAGGACGACCGCTGGGGCCGCACCTACGAGGGCTTCTCCGAGGACCCGCGGATCACGCGCTCCTACGGCTACGAGGACATCAACGGCCTCCAGGACGGCGCCACCAGCCGCATCGGCTACAACGGCGTGATCGCCACCGCCAAGCACTTCATCGGTGACGGCGGCACGACCAAGGGCCAGGACCAGGGCGTCAACCCGTCGTCCGAGGCCGACATGATCAACCTCCACGGCCAGGGCTACTACGGCGCGCTCGCCGCCGGCTCCCAGACCGTGATGGTGTCGTTCAACAGCTGGACCAACCCGGACCTCGGCATCAACGAGGGCAAGCTGACCGGCAGCAGCAAGGCGATGAACGAGATCCTGAAGGGCAAGATCGGCTTCGACGGCCTGGTCGTGTCCGACTGGAACGCCATCGGCCAGGTCCCCGGCTGCACGAACTCCTCCTGCCCGCAGGCCATCAACGCCGGCATCGACGTCGTGATGGTGCCCGCGGACTGGAAGGCGTTCATCACCAACACCGTCGCCCAGGTGCAGAGCGGCCAGATCCCGATGTCGCGCATCGACGACGCCGTGACCCGCATCCTGCGCGTCAAGCTCCGTGACGGCATCTTCGAGTCGCAGAAGCCGTCCGACCGCTCCTACGCCAACTCGGACGAGGCGCTGAAGGACAACTGGCTGGCCCGCGACGCGGCCCGCGAGTCGCAGACGCTGCTGAAGAACAACGGCAACGTGCTGCCGCTCAAGCCGAAGTCCAAGGTCCTGGTGGTCGGCAAGAGCGCCGACAATATCTCGAACCAGACCGGCGGCTGGACGCTGAGCTGGCAGGGCACCGGCAACACCAACGCCGACTTCCCCAACGCCACCTCGATCCTCACCGGCATCAAGCAGGACCTCGGCGACGCCAACGTCACCTTCGACGCCACCGGCACGGTGGACCCGAAGGGCTACGACGCCGTCATCGCCGTGATCGGTGAGACGCCGTACGCCGAGGGCGTCGGCGACCTGACCCGCAAGACCCTCGAGGCCTCGAAGCTCTACCCCGAGGACGCGGCCGTGCTGGACAAGGTCAGCGGCAAGGGCACCCCGGTCGTCACCGTCTACGTCGGCGGCCGCCCGCTCTACATGAACCACGAGATCAACCGCTCGGACGCGTTCGTCGCGGCCTGGCTGCCCGGCACCGAGGGCGGCGGCGTCGCCGACATGCTCGTCAAGGGCAAGGACGGCACCGGCTACCAGGGCACGCTGTCCTACTCGTGGCCGAAGAGCGCGTGCCAGTCGCCGCTCAACCCGTGGTCCCCGGACTACGACCCGCTGTTCAAGCTGGGTTACGGCCTCAAGACCGGCCAGCGCGTCACCATCGGCCAGCTGGACGAGACCCCCGGCCCGGCGACCTGCGGGTCCACCGGCGGCGGCGGGACGGCGACCGAGGACCTGTCGATCTTCGACCGGACCGACGTCGCCCCGTACAAGAGCTTCATCGGCTCGGCGGAGAACTGGGGCGGCACCGAGATCGGCCCGGACGGCACCGCCGCGCACAGCGAGATCAACACCGTCCCGACGGACGTCAACGTGCAGGGCGACGGCCTGAAGACGACCTGGACCGGCACGGGTGCCGCCCAGCTCTACCTCCAGAACCCGGCGGGCACGGACGACCTGCGCAGCTACCTGAACGCGGACGGGGCGCTGGAGTTCGACACCGTCGTGCAGCAGGCACCGGTCAACCGGACGGTGATCAGCATGCACTGCGTCTACCCGTGCTTCTCCGAGGTGAACGCGACCAAGCTGTTCACCGACCTGGCGGGCGGCGCGAAGACGACGGTCAAGATCCCGTTGTCCTGCTTCAACAACGGGCTCGACTTCGAGCACATCAACACCCCGTTCCTGGTCTACACCGACGCCGCGTTCCAGGCGTCGTTCGCGAACGTGCGGTGGGTCCCCAACGGGGCCAAGGATCCTGATGCGAGACCTTGTTCGAGCTTGACCTGA
- a CDS encoding Lrp/AsnC family transcriptional regulator, whose product MSDKQSFPDPFDDQTSFPASAHGGPPGRTVAPLDDIDRAMLAELSADGRLAVRALAERLHISRTNAYARLERLMAEGVITGFGARIDPRRAGLGTSAYIMVTVEQTSWRTMATDLHEIPYVDHVTLVGGDFDILLLVRTPDNTTLRDVVLERLQALDGVRSTRTWLIFEELPGSVLA is encoded by the coding sequence ATGAGCGACAAACAGTCTTTTCCGGACCCTTTCGACGACCAAACGTCTTTTCCTGCTTCCGCGCACGGCGGTCCCCCGGGACGGACGGTCGCGCCGCTGGACGACATCGACCGCGCGATGCTGGCGGAGCTGTCGGCCGACGGCCGCCTGGCGGTCCGGGCACTGGCGGAGCGCCTGCACATCTCGCGCACGAACGCGTACGCGCGGCTGGAGCGCCTCATGGCGGAGGGCGTCATCACGGGCTTCGGCGCCCGCATCGACCCGCGCCGCGCGGGCCTGGGCACGTCGGCGTACATCATGGTGACGGTGGAGCAGACGTCCTGGCGCACGATGGCCACGGACCTGCACGAGATCCCGTACGTCGACCACGTCACCCTGGTCGGCGGCGACTTCGACATCCTGCTGCTGGTCCGGACCCCGGACAACACGACGTTGCGCGACGTGGTCCTGGAGCGCCTCCAGGCCCTGGACGGCGTCCGCTCGACAAGAACGTGGCTGATCTTCGAGGAACTCCCCGGCTCAGTCCTGGCCTGA
- a CDS encoding GNAT family N-acetyltransferase yields the protein MDIRRITTSAPALAAGHLFDDPPVLAVLSRFLASEGHHLLIAYVDDVPAGMVTGVEMTHPDKGTEMFLYELGVSPSFQGRGIGSALVTELAALARSRGCYDMWVVTEEDNAAAQATYRRAGGAGTGRQVVLEWDFT from the coding sequence ATGGACATCCGCCGCATCACGACGTCCGCGCCGGCGCTGGCCGCGGGACACCTCTTCGACGACCCGCCGGTTTTGGCGGTTTTATCGCGGTTCCTGGCGTCGGAAGGCCACCACCTGCTGATCGCATACGTCGACGACGTCCCGGCGGGCATGGTGACTGGCGTCGAGATGACGCACCCGGACAAGGGGACGGAGATGTTCCTGTACGAGCTGGGCGTCTCCCCGTCGTTCCAGGGTCGCGGCATCGGCTCGGCCTTGGTGACGGAGCTGGCCGCGCTGGCCCGTTCGCGGGGGTGTTACGACATGTGGGTGGTGACGGAGGAGGACAACGCCGCGGCCCAGGCGACGTACCGCCGCGCCGGCGGAGCGGGGACGGGCCGCCAGGTGGTCCTGGAGTGGGACTTCACGTAG
- a CDS encoding triacylglycerol lipase encodes MARGTKRWLAGLGIASLLALGAAAPAQAASGGNNDFGCRPSAAHPNPVVLLHGTFATYYEDLNFLQADLAARGYCTFSLTYGAYPQFPFVGGLKPVAESSVEIKNYVEKVRAATGAAKVDVVGHSEGGLQSIYLAKMQGIQSEIGKVVAIAPPTHGANASGLLTLAYTLLGKSTWDNVVKTIGLPIFADELDGGAAIVALNTGPVAQPGIDYTIITSRYDELVTPTETSFIREPGVHNRYVQDSCPFDPVGHIGEAYDLNVWHLVRNALDPAHAAPIRICAVGSPG; translated from the coding sequence ATGGCGCGGGGAACAAAACGATGGCTGGCCGGACTCGGGATCGCGAGCCTGCTCGCCCTGGGCGCGGCGGCGCCGGCCCAGGCCGCGAGCGGCGGCAACAACGACTTCGGCTGCCGCCCGAGCGCCGCGCACCCGAACCCGGTCGTGCTGCTCCACGGCACCTTCGCCACCTACTACGAGGACCTCAACTTCCTGCAGGCCGACCTGGCCGCCCGCGGCTACTGCACGTTCTCGCTGACCTACGGCGCCTACCCGCAGTTCCCGTTCGTGGGCGGCCTCAAGCCGGTCGCGGAGTCGTCGGTCGAGATCAAGAACTACGTCGAAAAGGTCCGCGCGGCCACCGGCGCGGCCAAGGTCGACGTCGTCGGGCACTCCGAAGGCGGCCTCCAGTCGATCTACCTGGCCAAGATGCAGGGCATCCAGAGCGAGATCGGCAAGGTCGTCGCGATCGCGCCGCCGACCCATGGCGCCAACGCGTCCGGGCTGCTGACGCTGGCCTACACGCTGCTCGGCAAGAGCACGTGGGACAACGTCGTCAAGACGATCGGCCTGCCGATCTTCGCCGACGAGCTGGACGGCGGGGCCGCGATCGTCGCGCTCAACACCGGGCCGGTCGCCCAGCCCGGCATCGACTACACGATCATCACCTCGCGCTACGACGAGCTGGTCACCCCGACCGAGACGTCGTTCATCCGCGAGCCCGGCGTGCACAACCGCTACGTCCAGGACTCCTGCCCGTTCGACCCGGTCGGCCACATCGGCGAGGCCTACGACCTCAACGTCTGGCACCTGGTCCGCAACGCGCTCGACCCGGCGCACGCCGCGCCGATCCGGATCTGCGCCGTGGGCTCGCCCGGATGA
- the pdhA gene encoding pyruvate dehydrogenase (acetyl-transferring) E1 component subunit alpha: MATETLLPSASPVRFVAEDGTRADREGGYREPSRERLKEAYRLMVLGRRFDVQATALTKQGRLAVYPSSAGQEACQVAAALTLSKQDWLFPTYRDSVALIARGLKPGEVLTLLRGDAHCGYNPAETRVAPQCTPLATQTLHATGLAHAMQRRGEDGVALALIGDGATSEGDFHEALNFAAVFKAPVVFFVQNNRYAISVPFEKQSAAPALAYKGIGYGMRSEQVDGNDAVAVLSVLDDAVKHARDKNGPVLVEAHTYRIDAHTNADDATRYREAGEVAKWREADPVTRLETYLKSQKAIDDNEIEQFRTDAEDFAQTVRDTLNAEPELDPLSLFDHVYAEPTRHLKAQRAALKAELEA; encoded by the coding sequence ATGGCGACGGAAACCCTGCTGCCGTCCGCGTCGCCGGTGCGGTTCGTCGCCGAGGACGGGACGCGTGCCGACCGGGAAGGCGGCTACCGCGAGCCGTCCCGGGAGCGGCTCAAGGAGGCCTACCGGCTGATGGTCCTGGGCCGCCGGTTCGACGTCCAGGCGACCGCGCTCACCAAGCAGGGCCGCCTCGCCGTCTACCCCTCCAGCGCCGGCCAGGAGGCCTGCCAGGTCGCCGCCGCGCTCACCCTGAGCAAGCAGGACTGGCTCTTCCCGACCTACCGCGACTCCGTCGCCCTCATCGCGCGCGGCCTGAAGCCCGGCGAAGTCCTGACGCTGCTTCGCGGCGACGCGCACTGCGGCTACAACCCCGCCGAGACGCGCGTCGCGCCGCAGTGCACTCCGCTCGCGACGCAGACCCTGCACGCCACCGGCCTGGCGCACGCGATGCAGCGGCGCGGTGAGGACGGCGTCGCGCTCGCGCTCATCGGCGACGGCGCCACCAGCGAAGGCGACTTCCACGAGGCGCTCAACTTCGCCGCCGTCTTCAAGGCGCCCGTGGTGTTCTTCGTGCAGAACAACCGGTACGCGATCTCCGTGCCGTTCGAGAAGCAGAGCGCCGCGCCCGCGCTGGCGTACAAGGGGATCGGCTACGGCATGCGCTCGGAGCAGGTCGACGGCAACGACGCCGTCGCGGTGCTGAGCGTCCTCGACGACGCGGTGAAGCACGCGCGGGACAAGAACGGCCCGGTCCTCGTCGAGGCCCACACCTACCGCATCGACGCCCACACGAACGCCGACGACGCCACCCGCTACCGCGAAGCCGGCGAAGTCGCGAAGTGGCGCGAAGCAGACCCGGTGACCAGGCTCGAGACCTACCTCAAGTCACAGAAGGCCATAGACGACAACGAGATCGAGCAGTTCCGCACGGACGCCGAGGACTTCGCCCAGACCGTCCGCGACACGCTCAACGCCGAGCCCGAGCTGGACCCGCTGTCGCTGTTCGACCACGTCTACGCCGAGCCGACCCGCCACCTCAAGGCGCAGCGGGCCGCCCTGAAAGCCGAGCTGGAGGCCTGA
- a CDS encoding CdaR family transcriptional regulator codes for MDSVAELFPRSGEIASAMITRCAAEIPEYRLLPASVLAGDLVANATAVFELFLTTVAEGRRPTDAELALPIAWGAERARDGLPLEAVLKIYPLAASVAWEKLTGDRALLGARMLDFLGEVMPRVAEAYLREREDLDWEQREDRQNLASSLLAGRPVRHRELPPGYDVVVFHLPALPASAGSRAATDLFRAVRSDVDSAVLVTFKGDGGVLLVPDGVAVDAVAARVDRICGRPCTAAAARAETHTGIPAAHAEAVEVLALAENLRRPARLYRLADLAIEYQLARPGPARDALARVLDPLEDHPHLIDALRAFVVSGYNRGEAASALSIHRNTLTYRLGRIQLITGFDATRAADARHLAAAMTAYDITRQNV; via the coding sequence ATGGATTCCGTGGCCGAGCTGTTCCCTCGATCGGGTGAGATCGCCAGCGCGATGATCACTCGTTGCGCGGCCGAGATCCCCGAATACCGGCTGCTGCCCGCGAGCGTGCTGGCGGGTGACCTGGTCGCCAACGCGACCGCGGTGTTCGAGCTGTTCCTGACCACCGTCGCCGAAGGCCGGCGCCCGACCGACGCCGAGCTGGCCCTGCCGATCGCCTGGGGCGCCGAGCGGGCCCGCGACGGCCTGCCGCTCGAAGCCGTCCTCAAGATCTACCCGCTCGCCGCGAGCGTCGCCTGGGAGAAGCTGACCGGTGACCGGGCGCTGCTCGGCGCGCGGATGCTCGACTTCCTCGGCGAGGTGATGCCGCGCGTCGCCGAGGCGTACCTGCGCGAGCGCGAAGACCTCGACTGGGAACAGCGCGAGGACCGGCAGAACCTAGCGTCGAGCCTGCTCGCCGGCCGTCCGGTGCGCCACCGCGAGCTGCCGCCGGGCTACGACGTCGTCGTGTTCCACCTGCCCGCGCTGCCCGCTTCGGCCGGTTCCCGGGCGGCGACGGACCTCTTCCGCGCCGTCCGGTCCGATGTGGACAGTGCGGTCCTGGTGACCTTCAAGGGTGACGGCGGGGTGCTGCTCGTGCCGGACGGCGTCGCGGTGGACGCCGTCGCCGCGCGGGTCGACCGGATCTGCGGCCGGCCCTGCACCGCCGCCGCGGCGCGGGCGGAGACCCACACCGGCATCCCGGCCGCGCACGCCGAAGCCGTGGAAGTGCTGGCCCTGGCGGAAAACCTGCGCCGGCCCGCGCGGCTCTACCGGCTGGCCGACCTCGCCATCGAGTACCAGCTCGCCCGCCCGGGCCCGGCGCGCGACGCCCTCGCGCGGGTGCTCGACCCGCTCGAAGACCACCCGCACCTGATCGACGCCCTGCGCGCGTTCGTCGTCTCGGGGTACAACCGCGGCGAAGCCGCGAGCGCGTTGAGCATCCACCGCAACACGCTCACCTACCGCCTCGGCCGGATCCAGCTGATCACCGGTTTCGACGCGACGCGGGCCGCCGACGCCCGCCACCTGGCCGCCGCGATGACGGCCTACGACATCACGCGGCAGAACGTCTGA
- a CDS encoding alpha-ketoacid dehydrogenase subunit beta, giving the protein MTTTMAQALNAALRDALKDDDNVVVFGEDVGALGGVFRVTDGITADFGEDRCFDTPLAEAGIVGFAVGMAMGGFRPVVEMQFDAFAYPAFEQITSHVAKLRNRTRGALSLPMVIRIPYAGGIGGVEHHCDSSEAYYTHTPGLRVVTPGTAQDAYDLLRDAIDSPDPVVFLEPKCRYWSSEEVSFTRSGPAMDQAVVRKSGKDVTLIAYGPMVATALETAEAAKDEGWDVEVVDLRSLSPFDDETVTASVRRTGRAVVVHEAAGFGGYGAEVVARVTEQCFHQLHAPVLRATGLDIPFPAPKLERHQLPDVDRILDTIARLQWADTPVVAGA; this is encoded by the coding sequence ATGACGACCACGATGGCGCAGGCGCTCAACGCCGCCTTGCGGGACGCGCTCAAGGACGACGACAACGTGGTCGTGTTCGGCGAGGACGTCGGCGCGCTCGGCGGGGTCTTCCGGGTCACCGACGGCATCACCGCCGACTTCGGCGAGGACCGCTGCTTCGACACCCCGCTCGCCGAGGCCGGCATCGTCGGGTTCGCCGTCGGGATGGCCATGGGCGGCTTCCGGCCGGTCGTCGAGATGCAGTTCGACGCCTTCGCCTACCCCGCGTTCGAGCAGATCACCTCGCACGTCGCGAAGCTGCGCAACCGCACCCGCGGCGCGCTTTCGCTGCCGATGGTCATCCGGATCCCCTACGCCGGCGGGATCGGCGGCGTCGAGCACCACTGCGACTCCAGCGAGGCCTACTACACGCACACGCCGGGCCTGCGCGTCGTCACGCCGGGCACCGCGCAGGACGCCTACGACCTGCTCCGCGACGCCATCGACTCGCCGGACCCGGTCGTCTTCCTCGAACCGAAGTGCCGCTACTGGTCGAGCGAAGAGGTGAGCTTCACGCGCAGCGGCCCGGCCATGGACCAGGCCGTGGTCCGCAAGAGCGGCAAGGACGTCACGCTCATCGCGTACGGCCCGATGGTCGCCACCGCGCTGGAGACCGCCGAAGCCGCGAAGGACGAGGGCTGGGACGTCGAGGTCGTCGACCTGCGGTCGCTGAGCCCGTTCGACGACGAGACCGTGACGGCGTCGGTCCGCCGCACCGGCCGCGCGGTCGTCGTGCACGAGGCCGCCGGTTTCGGCGGCTACGGCGCCGAGGTCGTTGCTCGCGTAACAGAGCAGTGCTTCCACCAGCTGCACGCGCCGGTGCTGCGCGCGACCGGCCTCGACATCCCGTTCCCGGCGCCGAAGCTGGAGCGTCACCAGCTGCCGGACGTCGACCGGATCCTCGACACGATCGCCCGCCTGCAGTGGGCCGACACGCCGGTGGTGGCCGGTGCCTGA
- a CDS encoding DUF885 family protein — protein MTTDAIALADELLDVLGTWQPLEATLVGIEGHDAELTDPSEAAHDALKARAADILARAQASTDEDRVTLGVVVQQAEAVLTQLDARVVEFTLADPMFAVGIGHLAFLPQLAPSGEQDATGFRARLAALPALYEALAQRHRDGLEAGRTPVERMVGSAVAFLDRFLAQESPFPGHEQLVADVVRPALTRYREVLATEIAGHGRPDERPGLCWLEDGEATYAALARVHTTTGHTPAELHQLGLDVLAGLEAEYAELGERVFGLTEPAEVRRRLRTDESLRWRDAEEMLGTARAAVARATAAAPGWFPRMPKAECVVRAVPDADAPVAAPAYYLPGAPDGSRPGAYFTNTHEVRTRDRFIAETVAFHEAVPGHHFEVSLAQELTGLPQLRRIAPVTAYSEGWGLYTERLADEMGLFSGDVMRLGMVAEDSVRAARLVVDTGLHALRWTREQCVGFLRTHTVLSEVEVQSETDRYIECPGQALAYMTGRLEIVRLRRFAEEALGDSFDIKEFHGVVLGGGPVPLQVLDDVVRAWVAR, from the coding sequence ATGACCACCGACGCGATCGCGCTCGCCGACGAACTCCTCGACGTCCTGGGCACCTGGCAGCCGCTCGAAGCGACCTTGGTCGGCATCGAAGGCCACGACGCCGAGCTGACCGATCCCAGCGAAGCCGCCCACGACGCGTTGAAGGCGCGGGCCGCGGACATCCTCGCCCGGGCACAGGCCTCGACCGACGAAGACCGCGTCACGCTGGGCGTCGTCGTCCAGCAGGCCGAGGCCGTTCTCACCCAGCTCGACGCGCGGGTCGTGGAGTTCACCCTGGCCGATCCGATGTTCGCCGTCGGGATCGGCCACCTCGCCTTCCTGCCCCAGCTCGCGCCGTCCGGCGAGCAGGACGCGACCGGCTTCCGGGCCCGGCTGGCCGCCCTGCCCGCGCTCTACGAGGCCCTCGCCCAGCGGCACCGCGACGGCCTGGAAGCCGGACGGACGCCGGTCGAGCGGATGGTCGGCAGCGCCGTCGCGTTCCTCGACCGCTTCCTCGCGCAGGAGTCGCCGTTCCCGGGCCACGAGCAGCTGGTCGCCGACGTCGTGCGGCCCGCGCTGACGCGCTACCGCGAGGTGCTCGCGACCGAGATCGCCGGGCACGGCCGGCCCGACGAGCGGCCCGGGCTCTGCTGGCTCGAAGACGGCGAAGCGACGTACGCGGCGCTGGCCCGGGTGCACACGACCACCGGCCACACGCCCGCGGAGCTGCACCAGCTCGGCTTGGACGTCCTGGCGGGGCTCGAAGCCGAGTACGCCGAGCTCGGCGAGCGCGTCTTCGGGCTGACCGAGCCGGCCGAGGTGCGCCGCCGGCTGCGGACCGACGAGAGCCTCCGCTGGCGCGACGCCGAGGAGATGCTCGGCACCGCCCGCGCCGCCGTCGCCCGCGCGACCGCCGCGGCGCCGGGCTGGTTCCCGCGGATGCCGAAGGCCGAGTGCGTCGTGCGCGCGGTCCCGGACGCGGACGCGCCCGTCGCCGCCCCCGCGTACTACCTGCCGGGCGCGCCCGACGGCTCGCGGCCCGGCGCCTACTTCACCAACACCCACGAGGTGCGCACGCGGGACCGGTTCATCGCCGAGACCGTGGCGTTCCACGAGGCCGTGCCGGGACACCACTTCGAGGTCTCGCTGGCCCAGGAGCTGACCGGGCTCCCGCAGCTGCGCCGGATCGCGCCGGTGACCGCCTACAGCGAGGGCTGGGGGCTCTACACCGAGCGGCTGGCCGACGAAATGGGCTTGTTCTCCGGTGACGTCATGCGCCTCGGCATGGTGGCCGAGGACTCCGTCCGCGCCGCGCGGCTGGTGGTCGACACCGGTCTGCACGCGCTGCGCTGGACACGCGAGCAGTGCGTTGGATTCCTCCGCACGCACACGGTGCTCAGCGAGGTCGAGGTGCAGTCCGAGACCGACCGGTACATCGAGTGCCCCGGGCAGGCGCTGGCCTACATGACCGGCCGGCTGGAGATCGTCCGCCTGCGCCGGTTCGCCGAGGAGGCACTCGGGGATTCCTTCGACATCAAGGAGTTCCACGGCGTCGTGCTCGGCGGCGGACCGGTGCCGCTGCAGGTGCTGGACGACGTCGTGCGCGCCTGGGTCGCCCGCTGA